In the Sedimentisphaera cyanobacteriorum genome, TAGGCGATGCAGACAGGAAGATAAATCTGGAGGAGAAAATCCGGTCGGTTTTGGAAGACTGATGAAAACCTTTTCAGCAGAGCTGAAAAAATAATTTTTCATGGCATTAAAAACCTTGCCTGAAGTAACGTTTTTGTTACACTCTGCGCATTATGAACGAAGGGATTATGACAGGTTTAATAATAGTTTTCAGCTGCGTTGCATTTGTGCTCATAACAGCTTTCTGGGCAAGCTCCCGGATTAAAAAAATGTCGCAAAACGGCTACGGCTCCGCTCGCTATGCGCTGAAAAATCTTCGTAAAGGCAAATAGTCTTTTTAGTGAGAGACCTCTAATGGCACGTAAATCCCGCCCTTCCGCAAACCCCACACCAGAATTATCCAGAGAGCTTTCTTTGTTCCACATCATAATGATGGGGCTGGGTATGATGATAGGTGCCGGTGTGTTTCTCGGGATGGGCATATCCATAGGCGAGGCCGGCCCGGGCGGGGTTGTCCTTACATTCGCTCTGAATGGCGTATTCGCAATGCTCACGGCTATGAGCTTCGCTGAGCTGAGTTCTGCAATTCCTCGAGCAGGGGGTGTGTATAATTTCGCGCGTATCGGCTTCGGACGCAACGCCAGCTTCCTCGCAGGCTGGATGGAGTGGTTCGCTTCGAGCGTTGCAGGGAGCATGTATGCCCTGACATTTGCTATATACAGCATCCGGTTTATCGACGCCCTCGGCTGGCTCAATCCGCTTTATGAATCTTTCGGAAACGATCCGGAAACCGTCATTCTGGTGCTGGAAAGGCTTACAGCAGTAATAACTGCGGGGCTGTTTGTGTATATAAACTTCAAGGGCTCCTCGGAAACCGGCAAAGCCGGTGCAGTAATTACCGTGGGACAAACCCTTTTCGTTCTTACAATCGGGATTTTCGGGGTGGTTGCGGTTATCCAAGACCCCTCAAGACTGCAAAACTTCACGCCTTTTATGCCGGAAGGCTGGTCTAAGCTGCTGGTAACTATGGGCTTTACTTACGTTGCCTTTGAGGGATATGAAGTGATAGCCCAGGCGGGCGATGAAACGATAGACCCGAAGAAAAACCTGCCCAAGGCAATGATATATTCTGTTACTATCGTAACGCTTATTTATGTGCTTGTAGCCTTTGCCACAGTGGTATCTGTAAAGGCGGGCAGCGAAGGGGTTGGCCAAATGCCCCCGTGGGAGTGGATTGGTCAGTTCAAGGAGAAGGGCTTCGGCGAGGCAGCTGCAAGGCTTATGCCGTTAGGTAATTTCGTGCTCACTCTCGCTGTGATTTTCTCCTCTACATCCGCCCTGAACGCCACGATTTACTCGGGCACAAGAGCCTCCTACGCCCTCGGACGCGACGGGATGATGCCCGAATTCTGGTCTCGAATACACGAAAAAAACCGAACCCCTTACGGTGCACTTATTGCAACCTCGGTAATCGTAATATTCACTGCTGCATTCCTGCCGACTGAGGATGTGGCATCCAGCGCAAGCATAATGTTTCTGTTCCTTTTCTTTATGGTGAATCTCTGCGTTATAAAGATTCGCCTCGGGATGGGCGATGAGCTCGAATACGGCTTTATGATGCCGTTTTTCCCTGTACCGCCGATCCTTGCACTGATTATGCAGGCTGTGCTTGCGGTATGGCTGGTGCATATGAGCGTAATCGCTTGGATAATCGCACCGATCTGGATTCTCGCAGGCCTTGCGATATACCTGCTGTACTCTAAAGACAGGGTTATCGCGGCAGAACACGAGATAACCGTATTCGATGAACAGAGAAACTATAAGCCCAAAGGGTATCCGGTGATGGTGGGCCTGGCTGACCCGGAGAACGCAGTGGATCTGGTTAACGGTACATACAAACTCTGCTCTTCAAAGAAGAAGCCGCATGTGGAGCTGATTCATATGGTGTCCGTACCTGAGCATATATCGCTGTCTGAATCCGAAGAATACACCGAACCGGGAAGAGAAGCCATCACAGAGGCTATGCTCTATCTCTCAATGCATTTCCCGCTGAATACCACAATCCGCTACTGCAGGAATATCGCAAGGGGGATTGTTTCGGCAGTGAAGGAGAAGAAGGTGAAGCTGCTCGTTCTCGGCTGGCACGGCAAACCCGAAAACAGGCTTTTCAATATCGGCGCCACAATAGACCCAATCGTTGAGCGGGCGCCCTGCAATGTGGTGATTATTAAGGGCTCGGAGAAATCCAAGCAGAGATACAAAAGCGTGCTTGTGCCGGTATCAGGCGGGCCAAACTCCGAATACGCAGCAGAAATCGCTAATATTATGGCCGAAACGGATGCAAAGGTAACTATGCTCAAGGTGGATACCGGACAGAAGCGGGGATTCAAGCTCAGAGAATTCGCACTGAATCAGGCGATGAGGCTAAGACTGAGGCCGGACAGATTCACAACCAAAACCGTAAAAGCGAAAAGCTCGGTAATAGCTATACTCAGAGAAGCAAAAAATCACGAACTCACCGTCCTCGGGATGACTAACCGGCCGCTCGGACAGTTCCGAGGGCTGTCTGTGCCCGAAAAAATAGCTTGCAGAACTTCAAAGCCCGTGGTTATTGCAAAGGCAGGCGGGAAAGTGGATTCACTGTTCAAAAGAATCTTTTCCTGAAGCGATGATCTCCGAGGTAGAAGTTTTCATAACTAACCCCTCTGCGGTTCTAACATTTACACTAAACGAAACGAGCTATCCAGACAGCAGGGGAAAATGCGCCGAAACGAAACAATTGCGAAATATCAGCTCTCTCTGCCCCCTCTGCATACTTTGCAAAGCCAAGGTCTTGCAGAAAAGCTTTGAGCATTTTGGTGTATAAAGCATAAGCAGTAAGCCGTTTAGTACCGCTATTTTCGTTTCCTTTTCGATTTTCTTTTTCTGCTATGTGTGTATGAGCGGCGGTCTTTGGTTTTTGCCTTGAACTTGTGCTTCTTTTCGTGTTTGGGCTTGAGCTCTGTTTTCTTAACGAGCGGCTCGACGGGCAGCAGAGTAATCTGACGAATCGGGACAACCACATTCGTTATCGTAACATCAATCTCAAGCCCAATCCGCACGCGAACGCCGCTGTGCTGACCGGTAAGACTCTGGGATTTCTCGTGAAACTCCCATCTGTCCGGCCCGAGCTCCTCAGAGGATATAAAGCCTTCAATCCCGAATTTTTTGCACTGAACGAAGATTCCCTTGCGGATAACGCCTGAAACGTAGCATTCGAGGGTTTCGCCGACCTTCTTCTCGAGCATCTGAAGAATCAGCACCTTCTTCAGATCCCTCTCAGCATTCTCCGCCTTGTCTTCTGTACTGCTGATATACCCGCCCAGCTGCACAAGGTCTTCCTCTGAGGGGATTCCCATCTTTTCGCTGAGCCGGCCTTCCTTTAGGTATTTATCCAGCAGGCGGTGTATGGTGAGGTCTGCGTATCTTCTGATGGGGCTTGTAAAGTGGGTGTAATGGCGCGAAGAGAGGGCATAATGGCCGATATTCTCAGGGGAATAAACTGCCTTCTGAAGGCTCCGCAGCACGGCATTATTCACTGCATACTCAAGCCCTGTTCCCCGAACCTTATCGAGAATTTTACGCAGCGATTCTCTGTCCGCGCTGGAGGGCAGCTTCATCCCGCAAACGCTCACGAAATCCGCAAGCCTCTGGGCGCTGAAAGCATCGGGGTCGGGGTGTATTCTGCGGATAAACGGGATATCGAAGCTGTCGAGCAGCCTTGCCACAGCCTCATTCGCCTCCACCATAAACATCTCGATTATCGTATGCGGATAGCTTTGGTCTGCGGGGTTTGCATCTACCACCTCGCCGTTGTCATTGAGCACAAGGTCAATATCCGGCAAATCCAAATGGATCATACCGTCCTGCTCCCTTCGCTTTTCGATCCTTCGGGCGAGCATATCCATATCTCTGAGCAGTTTGTAAATTTCCTGCGGGAAATCGAGCTTTTCACCCTGAAGCATCCTGTCTGCATCCCTGTAGGTTAGACGAGCTGAAGACTGAATCAGGCTGTTTGCGTATTTGGTTTTGCTCTTGATTACCCTGCCTCGCTTGTCGTATGTGATGTAAACGCTCTTGGCGAATCGGGGCTGATTTGGCTGCAGAGAGCATACGCCGTTGCTGAGAACTTCAGGCAGCATAGGCAGAACCCTGCCGGGAAGATATACGCTGTTCCCGCGAAGGCCTGCCTCCTCATCTAGAGCCGAGCCCTGCGTTACAAAGCGGCTGACATCTGCAATATGAATTCCCAGAACGGGATTGTTATCCTCATCAAACTCAAGGCTGATTGCATCGTCGTAGTCTTTCGCTGTATCGGGGTCTATCGTGATAAGCTCCTTATCGCGGATATCATCATAGCCCTTGCCCGGCTTGAAATCAACGTCTGCGCATTTTCTCGCCTGCTCAGTGCATTGTTTATCGAATCCGCTTCGAAGCTCGAAATTCTTGATAGTAGCTTCGATTTCCGTTTCATAAAGCCCCGCTCTGCCTATAACATCAATTATCACAGCCTTTCCGGGGGTTTTGTCCTTTGGATACTTGAGCACCTCATAATACACCTTGTCTTCCTGCTTCGCTCCCTTGATTTGAGGATCGTCAACGTTGAACGGGGCTTTGAAGAAGTTCCCGTCCGGCACGATCATCCATCTGCCTTCATTTTTATAGAGAGTGCCGGTAGAGGTGGTTTTTGCCCGCTCAATCACCTTGGTTATCTTGCCGGCAAGCAGGAATTTCTTTCCTTTTCGCCGTCTTCGTATTACCTTCGCCTCCACGATATCACCGTCGCAGGCGCTGTTTATATTGTGGCGTTCTATGCGGAGATCGCCGTCTCGTGTGGCGGTAAGCGGGGCAACGAAGCCGAATTCCTGCCTTGTTGAGCGGAACTTGCCCTTAACAACATCGCCTGAGCTGGGCAGTGTAATGCGGGAGTTTTTCCCGATATCCAGAAGGCCTTCCTCAAGCATATTTTGAACTGTCTGGCTGAACTGCTCTCTCTGCTGCTTATCGTCAGCACCGAGCATCTCAGCTAACCGATTTTCAGTTACAGGGGAATATTCAGAATTCTTTACGAATTTTAGAATCCTGTCTTTAAGACTTTTCATACAATCGTATCCTTTGCAAATTTAACAATCTGGAAATTATAACCCTTCAGCTTTGAATTACCAAACAATAAAATAAGATAAAAATCACTGAAAAATTAATGGGTTCTAAAAATATTCGAGAAAGATACTAGACTGATTAACTTGTTTTTATTTTAAAAATTTTGAAAGTATTTTACACAGAGCCTGCGGCGGACAGGCGGGAAGTAAAAAGATGGTATTTTTAAACAGGATTGACAGGATTATTGGGCGGGTGATTGGTTTAAACCGAGAAGGACTCGGAGGAACACGAAGGGTTTTTATTGTAAATTGTTTTACAGCAATGCTTTACCTTTGTAAATTATCTGTGTTATCTGTGGATAATAAATAAATCAAAAAATTATCCCCTTCGTGTGTTTCGTGGTAAAACAAAACATAAAATTTTCCTATCTCTCCATCTCATCCTGTAGATCCTGTTAATCCTGTCCAATATTATATCTTCTCCGCTAACTCTCCGCCTGCGGCGGACAGGCTCAATGTTTAATATTCCTTTTACATCGGTGGTTAAATTATTCTTAATTGAGGCTGTTTTTCTCATCACCGGCCAGAGAGCTGCCCCGCAATTTGATATTCTGCACCAATGCGGGGGCTGAAGTTTTTACACAGAGATATCGGAGGAAGCGGAGGGGATTTTTTGGGTGGGTATTTTTTTTTATCCTCGTGGGATTGGTTTAAACCGCGAAGGGCGCGAAGAATTTTTGTAATTGCTTTAAACCACGAGCAGCGCTGAGATATTTCAGCCGCTGAGAAACGCTAAGAAGCACTAAGGGAATATTTTTAGACAGAATTTTTAATGTTCAAGGCAATGATAAGGGGAAAGTTTTTCTCCTGCAGCTGCCGCTGACTCAGATGTTTAACATCCCCCGTACTACAGCGGAGTTCGCCGTGGCGGACACCGCTGTGCGACGCTGCATTATTAAGCAGCGAACCGCTGGCTCAGTCAGTAAATGCGGCGGCCAACGCTAACGCTAGGGAAAATCTGAGTATATGCATTTTATGGTCCTGCTGTAATAACAACAAATTCTGTTTAGTTTTTTCCCAATACGCGCAGTTTATCCAATCGATACTCACTTTATCGTATCTTATTTGCAATTTCAAGCAAAAATAATTGTAAACATTAAGATTTTATGATAAATTCAGCTGTGATGAATTTTTAAGCGGTTTTGTAAATGCCAATCCAAACAGCCTGCATAACTGATGAGTTAATCCAAACTGCAAACGCTGTTCTCTGGCCTTCAAGGTGTCTGAGCTGCGGGGAGCCTGCCTCTCCGGGGCAGCCGCTCTGCGGGGCGTGCTGGGAAGGGCTCAGAGATGCGTGCAGTGATTATGCCTGCCCGAGGTGCGGGGCGGTTGTGAGCGAGGAGGCCGCTAAAAACAGCATGTGCGGGTTCTGCATCAACAAAAAGCTCTACATAGACGGCTTCGCCCGCTCCGGCAGATACGAAAGCACACTTAGAAACCTCGTACTTATGCTAAAGCATTCGGAAAATGCCGCACTGATAAAGCTCGTTCGAATTCTAGCTGCCTCGGCCTTCCAAAACAGATTCGCATCAGAGCGGATTGATTGTGTATGCCCTGTACCTCTGCACTGGACACGCCGCTGGGCAAGGGGATTCAATCAGGCCGGAGTTCTCGCTGAAGGGCTCAAATCCATCGGAATTCCTTCCAGAACTGAACTAACACGAAAAAAACAGACAAAACCTCAGCCTGTAATGCAGAGCTACAGCAAACGAATGAAAAACGTGAGAGGGGCGTTTGCAGTCAAAAGATTTGCTGATGTGCGCAGAAAGAGCATCCTGCTGGCTGACGACGTTCGAACATCCGGCGCAACGCTGAACGAATGCGCCCGAGTGCTCAAAGAGGCGGGAGCGGAAAGGGTGTATGCCCTCACGCTCACCGTGCCGGCAGGGCAGATTTAGCGGTTAGCGATTGGAAGGTACTGTCAAATCAAATACCATCTTGTAGTCGTCCATCTTATACCCCCCTCCGATATCCATCACGATAGACCCGCGGTTTTCAAAGCCGAGCTTTTCATAAATGCCGATCGAATCGGAGTTGTTCTTGTTTACCGTGAGGTAAATCTCTTCTGCTTGCCGTTTCTGGGCGAGCCTTTTCACAAACTCAAAGCTCTTTCTGCCGAGCCCTTGGCCTCTGAACCCCTTGGCCACATAAAACTTGCTCAAAAACGCCTTCCCGTCCGGCTCAATTTTCAGTGCAAAATAGCCCGCATCCTGCCCGTCTGCTTCGGTGAGGTAATAATCGCACCCATCAGCAATGCTCCCAGAGATCGCCCGCTCGCTCTGAAACTTATCCAGCATATACTCCACCTGCCCCTCGCCTACAATCGGGATGTAGTGCTCGCGCCAGATATCGAAGGCGAGCTTCGAGGCTCGGCGGATAAGCTCTTCGCCCTGAACTTTGATGAATTCTGCCATCTGCCCTACAGCCCCAGCACGTCTTTCATCTTATACCAGCCCGGTTCCCTGCCTGCTAACCAGCCGGCAGCTCTTATCGCCCCGCGAACGAAATTATCGCGGTTGTGCGCCCTGTGCTGAACGGTAACGGTTTCCCCGAGCGTGGAATACATCACCTCATGGAAGCCGATTATATCGCCCCCGCGTACAGCATGCATACCGATCTCGCCGTCTTTGCGGAGAGAATCGGGGCCCTGCCTTCCGTGCTGGAGGCTCCCGGGCATATCGCGGCCGGTTTCCTCTGCGATCCTCTCAGCGAGAGTTACAGCAGAGCCGCTCGGGGCGTCTTTCTTGAATTTGTGATGATGCTCGATAATCTCGATGTCGTATTTCTCGCCGAGCATCTTGGCAAACTTTCCCACCATCTCAAAAAGGAAGTTCATCCCAACGCTCATATTCGTCCCGTAAATCACAGGTATATCCTTAGAGGCCTCCTCAAGCTTGCTTATCTGCTCGTCTGAGAGACCTGTTGTGCCCATTACAAGCCCAATACCTGCGTTCTTGCAGTATTCGATTGTCTCATCCGCCGCAGGGGCGAGGGTGAAATCGATCATCACATCCGCAATCTCAGGCTTTCTCGAGCTCAGCGGCAGGCCAATCCTTCCGATTCCCGCTGCCTCGCCGGCGTCATTGCCGAGAAGCTCGGAGGAGCTGTGCTCCAGAGCACCAACAATATCAAATTCACCGCTTTCCACCGCCAAAGCGAGAATGCGCCTGCCCATTCTTCCGGCAGCGCCGTTTATTACCAGCTTTGTCATAAAAAACTCCTTCAAATTTCAAGCAAGTTCTATAATATTATACAATATAAGCCGTTTGCTCCGGTTTGACATACCGGGCGAACAGATAACTGAATATATCAGTAAGTACAGTATGTTTCAAGGTTTTTAGAAGTTTCATTTTTGAGGATTTAGTAAAATGAATTCACTTATCAGAAATACATTCATTTTTGCAGCAGGATTGGGGCTCATTATATCCGCCGCTGGATGCCAGAGCGAATCGGGCACAGGAACGCTTGTAGGAGCGGGAATCGGCGCCGCTATCGGGCAGGCAGTGGGCGGAGACACCGAATCAACCGCTATTGGCGCAGGCGTAGGCGGAGCCGTGGGCTACGGCGTGGGCAAGCATCAGGAAAATCAGCGTAAACAGCCCTCAGCATCCGCTCAGCAGCAGAATTACAACTCCGCCGGCGGGGCAGATTCGGTTGAGAAAACTATAAGCTTCCAAAACAGCAACGGCTCGCAGTCTTCTGTTACGCTAAGATACATCAACGGCAAGTGGATAGGTCCGCAGGGCGAAACGTACTCCACACTGCCAACAAAAGCACAGATTAAAGCCGCCTACGGCTCATAAATATGAATCGCTGCAAAGTTTTTTTTATTTTTTTCCAAAAATAAATTGAAATGCGGGTTTGAGTCTGTATTATACTCGTTCCTGTTTATTTCGGCGGGGATTCCCCGCAATATAAAAGGCCCCATCGTCTAGTGGACTAGGACATCAGGTTTTCATCCTGAAAACAGGAGTTCGATTCTCCTTGGGGCTATTTCGCCCTTCTTTGTATGATTATACAGGGAAGGGTTTTTTTTATTGCAAACTCCTTCAATCACAAGGGTTTACATCACTTCCCCCTTCGCCTTCCTGCTCTTCCCTGCAAGGCCTTGCGGCGGATTTGTGCAGACTTTCTTCAGCTGGTCTGAACACTGCAGGAAAAGTTCACTATTGCCATCCTTTGGGATTCGCTGGATATATCGCCGATTCTGAAATTCAATGACCGGTGTATTGAGGTTTGTATTTTAGGGTAAATTTTCTTGACAAATAAACATTTTTTTTATATATTTTATAATCAAAATTTTAATCTGAAGCGCAACTTTTTTCATCGCTCCAGAGCACTTCATTTGGTGTCCGATATTTTAAACATTTCCTTGGTCGATTATTGATTAAGGCGACAACTTTGTCAAGTTCCTTATCACTAACTTTCTTAAAATCAGTTCCCTTAGGGAAGAACTGACGAAGTAGGCCGTTTGTGTTTTCATTAGTTCCACGCTGATAAGAACTGTATGGATCAGCAAAGTAGCAGCATAGGCCGACTGTTTTTTCCATCTCTTTAAACTGGGCAAACTCCTTGCCATTGTCAACTGTCATCGTTTGACGCTTGGACTTTGGTATCTTCCTGAACAACCTTCGGGTGGTTTCATTCATGCTCTGGGCACTCTTATCTTTCATCCTGCCAGAGAGCAGATAGCGGCTTGCACGCTCGACATGTGTCGCAATAAATGAACCGTGTCCTTTACCGCTGACGCTGTCACCCTCCCAATCGCCGAAGCGATTACGCTTGTCAACAACCTCCGGACGCTCACTGATCGAACGTTTGTTCGGTATCCGGCCACGCTTGTCATTACTGCCGTGCTTCTTTCGTCGTTTGCGACGGCCTTGACGCAAAAACTTGTAAAAAACACCGCCGTCAACCTTGTCTCGTTTAACCCAACTATATATGGTCAAAGGGCTTACACGCATTTGGGCATTATCTGGATAGTCGATTTCAAGACGGCCTGCTATCTGTTCAGGCGAGTGATATTGCTCGAGTTTACTGCATACTCGACGACGAAGACGGCCATTCTGTTCAAGCCGATATGGCTGCTTGGATGCGGCCCTGCGTTTGCTGTAATATCGCTGGGCCAGGTGGGGCTTATAATCATGGGTTGAGGACATGTTTCGATTCAACTCACGGCTGATAGTGCCCTTGCTCCTGCCGAGATATATGGCGATTTCCAGTAAATTTTTTCCTTCAGATCGCATTTTTAGAATGCTTTCTCGCTCATTAATGTTAAGATGTCTATAGCCCATTGCGGTTCCTTAAATAGAGTACTTTTTCGTCAAAAAAACATTCTATCGAAAACAACCGTAATGGGTGCTCTTTTTTACTTTTTAAAAGCAATCGCCATCGCTATAATAGATTATCTTGTTGCAGGGGATAGGGCAATGCTGGAGAGCAACCCGAGCACCGCAACAATCTATACTGGATAGAGGCGGCTTAACCGCCGCCCTTATTCTTTATCTATTCAGGCAGCTAAAAGCGATAAACTCCAGCCCGCCACGCGGGCTGATTAAATTAGCGAAGCGTTGCGCTTCAAATTAAAATCTAAGTAATAAACGAAATAACGGCGAAATAAGCGGCTCCTTATCCATTGAAAACGACGGCACTGTTGAGGTAGGCTCGCATATCTACGCTCCGTACTATTCCGGCACTCTCACTGTTGAAGACGGAAGTGTTTCCAGCGATTATATAAAGGTTGACTCTGGAGCGGATATGACAATAAATATTGGACAGGAAGGCTCTATTGAATTTAGGGATGCATCTGTCGCAAACAACATCTCAGATCTTATCAATAATGCCTTTTCCGGCGAGGGCAGCATTAATTTGAATATCTGGAATGATGGTTCGTATGTTGACTATGCCACATTAACCGACGGCAGCGATTATAAGGTAGAGAACGGAACGTTGTTTGTTCCAGAACCTGCCACGATGGCTATGCTTGGTTTAGGCGGCCTTGGGCTCTTGCGCAGCAGACGCAAATCATAAAGAGCTGCATTTTGCCCGAAAAAATGTTGCACAAAGCATCTGCGGCAGAAATTTTTTATTTTCAGAACATTTTATGATATATTTCGCAGATATGTTATGTGCCAGAAGAAATATGAAGAACTCTGCGAGATTATCAGGAAGTCCGGAAAGATGTGCGTGAGCTTTTCGGGGGGAGTTGATTCAAGCTTTCTCGCATACACCTGCCGGAAAGTGCTTGGAAGAAATAATATGCTCTGCGTTTACGTGAGGGGGAAGGCCGCTTCCCGGAAGCAAACGGATAACGCCAGAAAATCAGCAGAGAAATACGATTTCCCGCTCGAGATAATAGATGTTGATGAGCTTGAGGTTGAGCAGGTTCGAAGGGGAGACCCCAGACGCTGCTATTTCTGCAAAAAGAATATCCTCAGCCTTATAGGCAAAAAAGCAGGTGAGCAGGAATTCAATGTTATTGCCTGCGGGAGCAACCTCGACGACCTCTCAGACTACCGTCCCGGAAGGGATGCGGTAAAGGAGATGGGGGTGAGCGAGCCTCTGCTCGAGGCCAAGCTTACAAAAGATGAAATCCGCTCCCTCAGCCGCAGATTCGGCCTTGATACAGCGGATATGCCTTCAGAACCCTGCCTTCTCTCAAGAATCCCGTACAACCGTCCAGCTGATGAGCGGATGCTCAGGCAGGTGGAGCAGGCGGAGAAAGTCCTCGGCGATTTCGGCTTCGATGTATGCCGAGTGCGGCATTACGGGATCACTGCAAAAATCGAGATCCCTCCCCAGAAATTCGAACAGTACAGGAAAAATGAGCCTCAGATCAGAGAGAAAATCCTCGAGACCGGTTTCTCTGAGGCTGTTTTGGACGAAAACGGCTTCCGCTCAGGATCCTTAAACGATTCACTCCGCATCAAAAACAAACAAAGTCATGAAAAAATGAAAAAATCTTAGCCTAAGCCCATCCTCAAAAACTGTTCAGTACTTTAAAGAGCAATTGATTTTGCGTATAATAACCTTGAAGGAAAAGAACGAAACTTGAAACAGTGAAAATACAAAGAATTACATGTAAATCACTAAATATATAAACTAAACCGGCTAAAGTGTAATGGAGATATTTTATGGCTATATGGTTGGTAAGAGCAGGTAAAGGCGGCGCAAGGGAAAGTTGGGCTTTAGAGAAAGATGAAGTAATTATAGGTTGGGATGGAATGCCGGATCTTAGCCAATTCAAAGACAAAGACCAGATGCTTGATAAGCTCAAAGAGGTTTATCCTGATAAAAAAATTCAAGCCCTTTACAATCACCGAAGTCAGTTATGGGCTTTTGCTAAACGTATCGTAAAAGGTGATTTAGTCGTATTGCCTTTGAAAAGTCAGGATGCTATCGCCGTAGGTGAAGTAACCGGTGATTATAATTACCGGCCTGATAATCCAAGTTTCACCAAACATGCACGAGGGGTTAAATGGATAAAGCAGGACATACCGAGAAGTAGATTTGATCAGGATTTGCTATATTCCCTCGGAGCATTTATGACGGTATGTCAAATAAAACGCAATAATGCGGAAGAGCGTATAAAAGCTATAGTTAAAGGAGGTAAATTGCCGCCTGCCACAGGGTTCGAAGACGATGAAGATGTAAGCAATGAGGACGGCATAAAAAACGTAAATATCGA is a window encoding:
- a CDS encoding restriction endonuclease, which gives rise to MAIWLVRAGKGGARESWALEKDEVIIGWDGMPDLSQFKDKDQMLDKLKEVYPDKKIQALYNHRSQLWAFAKRIVKGDLVVLPLKSQDAIAVGEVTGDYNYRPDNPSFTKHARGVKWIKQDIPRSRFDQDLLYSLGAFMTVCQIKRNNAEERIKAIVKGGKLPPATGFEDDEDVSNEDGIKNVNIEDYASTQIRSYIAQKFTGHQLADLINAILEAQGYVTEVSPPGPDGGVDIIAGRGPMGFDPPWLACQVKSGNNQQDVKVMRELKGVMQEFKAEQGLFVSWGGFTREAIKEARKNFFELRLWDAGEVVENLLGYYEKFADEIKADLPLKRVWLLVQEDDEI
- the larE gene encoding ATP-dependent sacrificial sulfur transferase LarE, with amino-acid sequence MCQKKYEELCEIIRKSGKMCVSFSGGVDSSFLAYTCRKVLGRNNMLCVYVRGKAASRKQTDNARKSAEKYDFPLEIIDVDELEVEQVRRGDPRRCYFCKKNILSLIGKKAGEQEFNVIACGSNLDDLSDYRPGRDAVKEMGVSEPLLEAKLTKDEIRSLSRRFGLDTADMPSEPCLLSRIPYNRPADERMLRQVEQAEKVLGDFGFDVCRVRHYGITAKIEIPPQKFEQYRKNEPQIREKILETGFSEAVLDENGFRSGSLNDSLRIKNKQSHEKMKKS